ACAAATATTTTTTTATCTTTTAAAATCCTTTCATTATAATCTCTATTTTCGTCAATTTCAAAGTCATCTTCTTTAAATCTATAATAAAAATCGTCATTTATTTTCCAGATATGGAGTTCACCATTTCTATCAAAAACACGAATATCAATCACATGTTCTTCATCGAATTTATTATCACCATAAAATCGAATTGTATCTTTTGTAGCAATACCTAAAAGAACCTCATAATCTTTTTGTAATAATATATTGCAGCATCTACTTTCACAAAATTTATAAATTAATGGCTTTATTTCACTAACAGTAATGGAATTCACTTTGATACACCTCCTACTATGAAGTCATATAAACTCTTTAGATATTTTTTTTCAGTATCTAGATCAACAATTTCATTATCAATGTATATTTTATCTCCATTCATAATGCCTCTACCAACTGAAGCTTCGCCACCTACTGGGATAAAACCATTTTGTATATCTTTTATTACTAATATTAATAGCCCTATTATCCAAGCTTCTTTTGATTTAACTTTTATAGTCAAATATGTTTCTCCACCATAAATAGGTTCTTCATTAAAAAGTGCAGATTCCGCCGCACCACCAGTAAATCTGTCTATTTTTACTCTCGTTTGATACAATGTTCTACCATTATTAATTTTTGCTTCTTCAATTAATATTTTTGATGATTTTGCTTTTTTGCTTTCATTGTCTACATATCCAAAAATACAATTTATATTTGAATTAACTTTATCATTAATTTTATAATCATCCAACTTTAACAATTTATCATAAAACAATTTAAGTATCTTATAACATCCACTTCTTATAACACCACCCCAGCTTGTACCAGGAATAACCGGTATACCATTGCTTGTTATATGCTTTTGATCAGAATTTTCAAGGTTATCATAGCTTCTTATAATTATTGATGTTTCTATATTTAGCGGGACTTTTATTGTTTTTCCATTATTTACATGTATTTCATGTTTAAGTTCATCCAACTTTTTATTACCAACAAAGTAATCCCAGTCAAAATTAAACCATCTATTTAAGTTTTCTTCTAAATGTTCTTTATCATTAAAATTGAGATCTAGAATTTTTATACTGTTTTTATCAATTGTGCACTTTC
The nucleotide sequence above comes from Thermoanaerobacterium sp. PSU-2. Encoded proteins:
- a CDS encoding RAMP superfamily CRISPR-associated protein, giving the protein MHDNKIERVIFVSGILKLETPCMIGSGNDTNTDIDIVKDNDGIPYIPGSSIAGVLRNFLSDGSKEDDEPEYVKYLFGKRNNDKNNDDGESTISSIYFYDLSMINYSNDRISTRDGVKLDYETKTSIENNKYDYEVIESGSCFLFRMEIQLRRKLSYLNDKVESILYKILYSMIDGEIRLGGKTNRGLGKCTIDKNSIKILDLNFNDKEHLEENLNRWFNFDWDYFVGNKKLDELKHEIHVNNGKTIKVPLNIETSIIIRSYDNLENSDQKHITSNGIPVIPGTSWGGVIRSGCYKILKLFYDKLLKLDDYKINDKVNSNINCIFGYVDNESKKAKSSKILIEEAKINNGRTLYQTRVKIDRFTGGAAESALFNEEPIYGGETYLTIKVKSKEAWIIGLLILVIKDIQNGFIPVGGEASVGRGIMNGDKIYIDNEIVDLDTEKKYLKSLYDFIVGGVSK
- the csx19 gene encoding CRISPR-associated protein Csx19 translates to MNSITVSEIKPLIYKFCESRCCNILLQKDYEVLLGIATKDTIRFYGDNKFDEEHVIDIRVFDRNGELHIWKINDDFYYRFKEDDFEIDENRDYNERILKDKKIFVEYPIVFGSTVEKTDGKWTILKERERGIKIYFPYDISYKQLPIRYKVYNYYDFDEDGILRFYDARLCGFFNKDFKELESEII